The genomic interval CTCATATTGTACAAAGATGTAAAGAAATATCTAGCAAGCTGACTGAAACAACTTAACATGTTAATGAATGgtacacttttttttcttcagtgttaagaaaatgaaaaacaaacatatttatttattatacacATTATCCCCACTGTCAGTGTTGAGGGACTGACCTAATGGCTACAAGTCATCCTACTTCCTCCCGTCCTTTCCTGCGGCCTCTGTCCTTTGGCTTAGTGTCACCCCTCCTCCATGAAGGAAACAATAAGGGTGTCCCCCGCTGTCAAGCAGTGCAGAGCAACTTGTTGGGGGCTTTCATCATTCAATATCCTgatcatgaatgaatgaaagaataacttcttattacattaaaaaaaacagaagtaAAAAACCTTTCTAAACCATGATGTTGAGGCTCATGCTTGCGAGTCCAAAGACTGAAGAAAACTATAATATGACTTGCAACCAATAGAAAGGAAAATGCAGAAAAGCTCAGGAGGTGTGGGTGTTTgtaacagagattctaggagtattatctaGTCTCTCTGTTTGTAACTACTGCTCCATCTTAGCTCTCTTGGAAGCTGGGTCATCTGCCTCTCCAGCCTCTTCCTTATCTGACGGGAATGTGTGAACCGCAGGCTGCGGGGCAGCAGGCTGGGGCTTCTTGATGGTGTGTACGATGCCGAAAGCAGTCGTCCtcgtctctggacacacacacacgcacgcgcgcacacgcacacacacacacagacaaaagaatTGTCATTTAAAAGTCATTAGTGTTATTTCTTCGCTGGAGGTTCAACATTTAGAaagttgaattcaacacttaaaatgtattgcacACTATTCCAGAGCAGAGTATAGTATTGATTCacatcttaacccattttagcctggagcgacatacatgctgcattcaggctcttgagatttcagttttttatttaaaatgtgggcatgtaagagctgaatgaacacattcaaaatgctaaatgagggtcctagcttttaaatgcaacttgtttcatatttttgtgtgcttcagaagatgagatatttaggttttaataagcAGAGGtcatcttttcccaaaaagggcttaggctaaaatgggttaatgcataTGTCTGGAAACCTCCTTCAGCATCTCATTATGTCCTGTTTATAGTGTGTTGAAATTGGACGTAATGTAGTAATCTCATGATCAAATAAAAACATGGTACTTCATGGTACTTCATTTGACTGTACTCACCTCCGCTGAGTACCACAGAGCGACAGTTTGTGGAGACGGCTGCTTTGGCATCTCCTTCAGACAGGCCAAACACGATCCCTCTGTAAACACTAGGTTaaggtaacaacaacaacaacaacaacaacagcaacaacaacagtaatCCTGGGGggcattccaagaacatggttaagtgataaacctggcttagTTAACACAGTTGGTACACCTGCTAATAGGTAGGACTGTggcattttatttttcattttattttttacttttttaaagagGGCTCCAGACTCTTCTGTTAGATgctttaccactacctcaaggttaacgtaACCTGCTTTACTACTGCAATACCTTCCTGGACAGCAGATGTGTGACTTCTGGTCATGCTTAAAGAGCAGGGTAATTCTCATCATGGCTAACCAAGTGTTGAGCTGTGACACATATGGAAAAAATACACAGGggggacagtcatgggtaagcggttagggactTGGGGTTTGGGACTAGTTCAATTCCTGACACAGCCAGGTGGGGGGAGTGAATAACTGGCACCCTATCCAATCCTCCTCCATCCATGCCTGTGGTACTGTATCTGGGGGATGGTTCCTGTTGCCTGTATGGTTCCCCCAGGCCGCATGTTGGCCTACTAAACAGTTCATGGAATGGTTATATGATGAAAGCATATTCAAGGTTGTCCAACGAAAAGAAGGGTAACTCATCGCACAATGGTCTTCTTTGCTGAATGTTTATTACGCTCCTAATAAACTTTCAGCAAAGAAGACCATTGTGCGGTGATTAACCCCCCATTTTCCTtgcatcaccagcacctggacactggTTGTACACAGAGACGCAGATTTGAGTATACAAATAATACATATTTTAAAAAAGGTGTTACAGTGTTTAAACACCCCCTTCTGTCCTGCAGAATCTCCGCGACTCCCTAgcggtcccggcccccagtttgggaaccactcggctacccccttgcacctgtacattgacttgcattgtgtgctctgtgtgctgtCATGATGAGAGTGGATTTTCACttccacacacagatgcacacacaaataaaacacgCACAAGCAATTAGAACTCGTTGCACATCATACATAACAAAAAATGAATGCTGCAATAATGCACAGTCAGAAAAGGATACAAATTGGCAATGTCGTACGGTCCTCGCAATTCCAGAGGCTATGTGGCGGGGGAAAAATGTTCAGGATCAATAGCAATGCAAACTTCAGACACTTCAGAGAACTAATCTTCAAATTGCAATTTAGTTTCTGCCTCCTAATACTGATGACTGATGGGTTTCTCTGATCCAAAACTGTGGGGTTTCTGTCATCCAATTTCACTTTGGACATTTCTCTCTACTCCATTCCAATGAGTCTGTCATTCTTTGAATATCAAAATAGGAAAGACCAGACAGACAGTCTAATGCATCTGACTCTATAAGAAGGAGGTGCTGCAGTGCATACGCTCTTGGAGAATACAGCTCTCTCTTACCTTTTCTGCACCGCTTGACAGGATGACACCCTGTTCAAAAGACCGGAAACACCAAGGTTACATTCACATAATTTGCTTCATCACGACTCATTctaatgtctgtgtgtagtgtgtgtgtgcgcgcgtgcgtgcgtgcatacgagtGTGCATGCAAGCTGACTGACTAGTCACAATGAAGTGCCAAACTGCTTCATTAATGTCATTGTCATATGTCTGCTTATGTCTGTTAAATGCCACTGTAATGGTATTACAATTACAGTACCTCTAGGAAACTTTTGCCTTCACATCCTTTTGTAcatgtactttaaaaaaaaaaacaaaaaaaaacatttttttaggggcttttatgcctttatttgataggagagtctgagatggtgacaggaagcgagtgggacagagagacggtgtgggatcgggaaatgaccccggccggactcgaaccggggtccccgtgggcatgtactTGTAACTGTGGACATGAACATAAAGTAAGGCGGCACccccacaatgtgtgtgtgtgtgtatgtgtgtgtgtgtgtgtaaacgtacCTTTCCTTTGCATGTCTCCATAAGACTGAGTGAGTTGCCGATGCTGTACCTCCTCATGGTGGAGTCTCTAATGGCCGGCGTGTAGATGATCTCAAAGAACACTCCTCTGTCTATCGCCTAGCAACACAGTAACATGCCagtcaaaaacaacacacacacacacacaaatgcctcatAAAATACCTCTACGGCACCTGTGGGCTTATACGTACACTACACAATTCGAGCAGTGTGCAATAGTCTTATCTTTACTTTTTGtttatattctttttttaaagatttttttttgtggtctttttcgactttatttgataggacagtgtgagaggtggacaggaaacatattgggagagagacgggaaggggtcggcaaaggacccgggccgggaatcgaacggCAGGGCagttttcgttttcgttttcgtttATATTCATATTTGTATAGTGCTTGGCATTCAGAGCTTCTAATTACATTACTTTTATTTACTGCAACTTTGTTGTTGGCTGCTCTAAATGGAACATCACTACAATTTATAGTAGCAATAAAGTGTTTGTCTAAGCTTAATCCCCAAGGACACaacctataataataataataatgagacaAACTTAGATCTGCCAAGACAAAAGGTATtccagtagtaaaccaggttaggttaaCCTTGAGGAGGTGGTAAATCATGCCTAGAACCCTAATGAGACACACTAAGATCTGCAAAGACACTTAAAGTCAAAGATTTCTATTGCACTGTTTCCTGTACTTTTTCAAACGTCAGTACAGATGTACAATGCTGTACATCAATGCGTTTGGAGGACATCCAAAATCGTGAAAGATCCCACAGTGGAGTTGCTCCTCTCCCACACCACACTCCACTACACTTCAGTCAGGACACAGCTGGTGGTTGTCAGTATTCATTTATAAAGTACAAATGAAAAAGGTTAAATAAAACAACTAGGCCTATTGCATGGAAAAAAAGCCTGTCCAAACTTTTCACTTGGCACTTTGCATCACTGCACACCAGATGCAGAAAAAGCACTACTGAAATGTTCCCCTCGGTAACTAATGCATGCAAAGTGAATGGGAAAGCATTTAAAAAGTTGCTGATAAATCATGTAAGATGGTTATGACTGACATGTCAATTGTAAGAAAGATCCGTCACACTGTTCATTCTGCCACCAAGAAAGTTTAATGCAATGTTTTGGTCATCTGGATGACcttggaatggacagtgtgcagcaTCGTTCTTCCACTTGAATGACAAATTCACTGGGGTAATATTCAAGAGGCCTGCAAAAGCGCCCAATTTGAACTATGATTGAGAGGTCACCACTATTAGTCAAGTCACGTTTAGTGTCAGTTTCTTTatgtgcacaggtcatacaagaaaACCGaaattgtgtttctctctgtcccatacaaagacatggacatacacaggactgacagatTTATACTTACACCATTAACGGGCGCCCTTTTGAAGTGGAACGGCTGCTTTTCACACACCGTCACACAAATTATGTCAACCTCAAAGGACATGCAGGCAGCCTGGAGAACACACAAGGAAAAGAAGAAATGCAGTGAGAGACGGGGGTGAAGTGAAAGAGTTCCAGCTGATGCTTTGCACACAgtagttggacaggtgcataGGATGTTATCCCTGTGAGATTGTCATTGAGGTGTTTTGGTCATCCGAGTTTCTTCAGGCAAACTTTTTTTAAAGTTTGGTTGACAACCTTGAACCAATCAGGTCTAGATGACGTGGTAATCTTCATCAATGGAGTGACGTGACCTGCGCAAGAGGACCCGATTGGTCCAAGCTAGTCAACTTAAAAGTTCTGTTTGAATTGCTAAGTGAAAGAACCAGGGCATGTTTGACCAGGAGGCATCTgtaaataatatattaataataatttgttaACAAATCCTCACATGGAATATCTTCTCAGTCTTGGGGTGAACTGCCACCAAGTCGAACCATTTGTATTCTGGCGTTGGTCTctataaacaaacacatagaaaGGGGAACTTGTCAAAGGGGTCAAGAGCGCTGCATTACCTATTGTAACAAAGCAACTTTGCTTTGCTGACTTGACTGAAATACAATGTATAATATTGTCACTATACACATATGCAATCAAGGTCCAATGCATGCACGTAAAATGGGACTAACGAGAGGAATCAAAATTAAAAcacttctctttcacacacttacAAAATGGCTTGGGTCTGTTGCTACCACAGTGAGACGACTTAACACCTTGATAGGTCTGGATCTCccctaaaacaataaaacaaattcaTTTTAATAATTGAGTATTCAGAATTGTATTGGTTCACTCAATAAATCATTACCATCGCTTACGGTATTCGTGCGCTTGGTAATATGAAAAATGCCCATAGTTACCTGAATGATAGGCAGTTTGTCGAAAAGATCAGAAATGCTGGATGGTTTTGGGATCTCCTACAGTAGATATCAGAGTGGAGGTACatgatagaatagaacagaatgaaATAGATCTTAAAATTGGCAAGGTTAATACTATACTATGTTAATTGCTGGTGTTACTACTAAGTTATAACGACATGCGTAGCCTAAACAGAGAGCAAGAAcaatttgtttttgtgtgcattgtACAGTCAGTCCGCTGGCAGAAGAAGCAAATGCCAGCAAAAAAGAGAGTATCTGCTATTGCACGGTGCTGCATGATGCAGAAAGTTTAGCATGATCTTACCGGTTTCTTCTGTTGACTCTCCAAAGTGTAATTGATAGCCACTGTAGAATATCCAACTAGGGAAAAAACCCAATACATTTCATATCATAATATTTTGAGAAGGTGGATGAGttttagagtagtagagtagagtagagtacttttattgatcccgaaggaaattaaggtgtctgtcagcttacataaatacacaaatccaaacgtacacaaagaacttatacacataaatgcacattacagtaaaagtatatcgcctcacacactctctctccctccctccctccttccctctccccctctctcacacacacacacatatcctctctctctctctatctaaccccccctctgcacacacacacacacacacacacacacacacacacacacacacacacacacacacacacacacacacacacacacacacacacacacacacacaaggttcttgtagggcatcatgttgcatacatatacacaaaaagtcaagataaaagtgttcagtacacataaaagagccaaaaaaaaaaaaaaaaaaaaaaaaaaaaaaatggcgctaGCCTACTTTCAATATTGGATACATGCTTCAGAGCATAACGCATTTATGGGGAATCTGCATTAATCTGCAGTATATGAATACATACAAAGTGCTATTAAATACCGTAGTCAACACCAGCACAGATTGTGTTATGATCTTATGAGCCGAGGATACTAGCTGCTGGAAAACTACCTAAGAATTCAACTCACACACGATGTCCTATTTGGAGCTAGAACGCTCTATTCTATTTGAAGTATGTATAGAGATACTTACGATGAGCAGCCGTTTCAatcatgttttgaagtgttttcttGTCTTTGGTAAAGTTGATGTTCAAATCCATGAACATTGCCATGTTGCAAACCATGTGTAGCTCCACTCCAACGTGAGACGTCAACGGGAGCTATGGGGAATGTAGTTTTCTTGAATGAGATTCCGACTTCCGctcccagaagcctttgcgacGGTTATGGTCCTTCTGATTGGTTGAGTTTAAATACAAAACGGCGGTGTGGATAATCAAAACGCGAGGAGTACAGTGTTTTAGTGTACGCAAAGTGATTCGATGGATACAATTTTACACAAAGTTCATACGGCAGGGAAACGATTGTAAAAAGGTCTGTTTTATGACTTTATATGTATTGCATGAGAATTTTTTTAAGCCCAAGTCAGCAACATAGACACTTTTATAACGTTTACAACCTCACCTCAGCGCAGACGATAAGATATGTGGTTCTTTGTAACCAGTACCACGACTTTACACATTTACATTGATCATGCCGTAATTCGCTTGATCTAACCACATAACTTGAATGGCGATGTAAAACGAATAAATAACTACAGGTTGTGCATAGAAAGACTATGACTTATTCGTGTCCATTGATGCTTTCCGATAATGGGAAGGAAAATGACATGTCGTGGCCTGTTGTCGCGCAAGCTAATGTCATGTTTTGCTTCCTTCCATAGCTAGCAAAATGATGGAATCGTGTTTAAATGGGAAACCCGAACGGGCGACAGCTATAACCGTAGAAGATCTGAAGAGAAACTTGTCTGATGACTTTTCCGACATTTCATCACTATCTCAGGTAGGGGAACTGTCCCCGTGCTCAGTGCCTGTGTTGCACGGTGCTCAAAGCGGTGATTAGCATGCAATAACATGTGCACGCGCAGATTGGCACTGGCTAACGTTTGTAATATTTTCTTTAGGACTCCCTATCAGACAAAGAACATTTGCAGGTGTATCTACGAGTAAGACCATTCACCAACTCTGAACAGGAAGCTGGTGAATCGCAGGTAAACTTGTGTATGTTTACAGCTGTCGCAACAACTCTGTTTGACAGCGTGATGTAGAAATAACAGTCACTACTTGGTTATAACCAGTGAACTCTGAACTGGTTTTCCAATTCACGGCtatattctctctttcccttctgttTTTGGCAATGTCAGGGATGTGTAGAAGTGCAGGGTCCGGATACAGTGGTGTTCAAGGCGCCCAGAATCTCTCTGCCGGGCCGACTCAGCGAGAAGCCTGTCCAGACGGGCCAAAAGTTCCGTTTCTCTCAGGTGAGTGACAATAGTGATGTACAATGTCTTCAACACATCTAAATTATTGCATTGTAAACAAATACAGCCTCTTATCCCCAACTATGTAATGTAACCCTTTTCTCAATTGTGCACAATGTTTTGTAAGATCACAATGATTTGTAATTCTGTTTTTATAATACCCTGACTAAATCAGTGATGTTTGACTGATGTGCAGGTGTATGGACCAGAAACTACTCAGCGACAGATGTTTGAAGGAGCAGCTAAAGGACTCGTAAAAGATGTACTCGAGGGAGGAAATTCGCTTGTCTTCACATATGGAGTGACCAATGCTGGGAAGACATTTACGTTTTTGGGTGAGACTCTGAGCTCATTGTTCAGGATAGACAAAAGTTCTTGAATTATGGATAAGTAGCCCAGTAGAATGTGTCCATGTCATTATTCAGGGATTTCTTTCCTGCCGTCTTTTGTTCTCTGAGTTGGAGAGTGCTTCCTTTTCACTTGTGATTGAGTCCCTTTTTATATTCATGATGTCAAGCTGTGTCCCTCCAAGTACTTGCTCCACAATGTACTGTAATTGCAAATTGCATCCATTGAAACAAGAAACCCTGTCAGACATGATACCCTTTCAGACATCTGCTCTTAAGCCTCTTTGAAATACAAGGCTGCAAATGTTCTGTCATGTTACCTGAAATAAACCATAGACTACATTTAAAACGATGCAGTTAAAGGTCATAATGACTCTTGAGTGGTTGttaatttcacacacaaaaacaacagaaaaccaCTGGGTCTTTATGCCATAAAAATACCATTTTAGTCTAGATGCTGAAGATGGTTAAAGCTGAATCGTATGTCTATTTTTCATGCTACCCAATAAATCCCAAAAAGATTTATATTGAAGAATGGCGCTTTTGTCTACCAAATGTGCTTATCGGTACCTGCTTGTACACATCCGAGGACTTTGTTTTAGTTATCTAGAgctgagcagtggtgtagtgtacttttttatggtgggtatactgtatatttgagcattttttgaagtgggtatactgtatatatttgtgctattcaaaacaatggataaatcaatattaagtgggtatactgaaatccctgaaatttagaagtgggtatactccgtatacccgcgttctacgtagactacaccactagagCTGAGCATACTTCATCTTAAAACCTGATGAGGATGTCAACAACAACATTCTCATTCAACCACAGCCCCACAGAGTCTGACGGAAAATAACTGCCTACTTGTCACGTTACCcattaaaacacaacacaatttaTATTCAAGTGTACATTTTCTCTTTCAAATGGGCTTGTCTACTTGTACACACCCAAAGACTTTGTCTAAGTCCAAGTTATCTagagttgaggcataaatgcaatttcgttgtgtgcaatcaGGACTTTATGgtgtgtagagtgctgtgtcacaataacaatgcgagttggattttcccagttgggctttcttttctctttt from Engraulis encrasicolus isolate BLACKSEA-1 chromosome 17, IST_EnEncr_1.0, whole genome shotgun sequence carries:
- the rpp30 gene encoding ribonuclease P protein subunit p30, translated to MVCNMAMFMDLNINFTKDKKTLQNMIETAAHLGYSTVAINYTLESQQKKPEIPKPSSISDLFDKLPIIQGRSRPIKVLSRLTVVATDPSHFRPTPEYKWFDLVAVHPKTEKIFHAACMSFEVDIICVTVCEKQPFHFKRAPVNGAIDRGVFFEIIYTPAIRDSTMRRYSIGNSLSLMETCKGKGVILSSGAEKPLELRGPYDIANLGIVFGLSEGDAKAAVSTNCRSVVLSGETRTTAFGIVHTIKKPQPAAPQPAVHTFPSDKEEAGEADDPASKRAKMEQ